In Phreatobacter cathodiphilus, the genomic window GCATCGCCTGGGGCCTCGCCCACACGCTCTCCATGCGTGCCCATGTCCGCATCGACGTGGTGGTGAACCTCTTCCCCCCGCGCATCCGTCACTGGCTGCACCTGACCAGCCTCGCCTTCCTGGCGGTGCTGGTCGGCTACCTCTTCTACGGCGCCTGGACCCTGGTGGAGGAATCGCTCCTCTTCAACGCCACCGACATCAGCGTCATCCGCACCCCCCTCGCCATCCCGCAAGGGCTCTGGGCCTTCGGCATCGGCGCCTTCTTCCTGCTCATCCTCGCGCTGCTGGTGGAATGCCTGCTGCTCATCCTCGCCGGACGCGGCAACGAGGCCGAACTCCTCCTGCACAGCCGCTCCTACCAGGAGGAGGTGGCCGAAGTGCTGGAAGCCGTCGGCGAACCCATCCCCGGCGAACCTTTGCCCGACGATCCCAATGCCCCCGCAAAGACCGCCAATCCCGAGGTGAAGCCGTGATCGCCGTCGTCTTCCTCCTCCTCCTCGTCGCCATCATGATCGGCATGAGCTTCACCGGCCATGCCCCGTCCGGCGAGCTCATGGGCGAGATCATGCTGCTGGTCGGCCTGTTCATGCTGTTCTTCGGCATGGGCATCTATGTCGGCGCGGCCCTCGGCGTCCTCGGCCTCATCGTCGGCTATGCCTTCTCCGACCGGCCCTTCTGGCTCTTCATCGGCCAGACCATCTGGAACCCCTCCTCCTCCTTCGTGCTGGTGGCGGTGCCGCTCTTCCTGCTGATGGGCGAGATCCTGCTGCGCGCCGGCCTCTCCGACCGGCTCTACAAGACGCTGAACATCTGGCTGAACCGCATGCCTGGCGGCCTCCTGCACACCAACATCGCCGCCTCCGGCGTCTTCTCGGCCATCTCCGGCTCGTCGGTGGCCACCGCCGCCACCATGGGCTCGGTGGCGCTGCCCTTCTTCAAGGGCAAGCCCTACGACCCGAAGATGGTGCTGGGGTCACTCGCCGCAGGCGGCGCCCTCGGCAATCTCATTCCGCCGGGCATCACCTTCATCATCTACGGCCTCATCACCGAGACCTCGGTGGGTGCGCTCTACATCGCCGCCATCGGCCCGAGCATTCTCGTCGTCGTCCTCTTCATCGCCATCATCCTGATGAAGGCGAAGACCGCGGCGCCCCGCGACCCCGACGGGCCCCGCTATTCCTGGGGCGAGAAGATCCGCAGCCTCGTCGACCTCACCCCCACCGCCGTGCTCATCCTCATCGTGCTCGGCACCATCTACGGCGGCCTTGCCACCGCCACCGAATCGGCGGCCCTCGGCGTCGTCGCGGCCATCGGACTCGCCGCCCTCGACGGCAAGCTCTCCTTCAAGATGCTCAACGATTCGGCCGAGGCGACGGCGCGCAACACGGCGCTGATCGGCCTCATCCTCTTCGGCGCCTATCTGCTCAACTACGTCTTCACGGCGCTGGGCGTGCCGCAGGCCCTCGCCCAGCTCGTCTCGCAGATGCCGCTGCCGCCCTGGGCCATCATGCTGCTGATCATCGGCTTCTACCTGGCGCTCGGCACCTTCATGGAGGGCTTCTCCATGATGATCACCACCATCCCGGTGATCTTCCCCGTGGTCACCGCCCTCGGCTACGACCCGATCTGGTTCGGCGTCATCGTCGTCATGCTGGTGGAGATCGCGCTCATCTCGCCCCCCGACGGCACGGTGCTCTACGTGCTCCAGGGCATGCGCAAGGACGGCGGGCCGATCACCGACGTCTTTTCCGGCGTGCTGCCCTTCATGCTCGTCTACATTCTCGCCGTCGGGGTGCTGATGGTCTTCCCCTCCATCGCCACATGGCTGCCGACGGTGATGCGCTGAAACGCCACGGAACGCGGTCGGTTCAGATTGCGTTCAGTTGCGCCGCGGCAAGGATGGCGTCCTCACAACCTTCGGGGCGTGCTGGCGGGCGACCTTCCGGATTCATCCTGCGCGACAATATCGCGTGGCCGATGGCTTTATTCGGAAACGAACGGTCGTTATAGCTCAGCCCCGGATTTTCAGCGGATGCAGGCTGGAAAGCGCCGTCGGGGCGCCGCCGGCCCAGGGATGAAAGCTCGGATATGACGCGTGTCGCGATTGTGGGTGGCGGGCCGGGTGGGCTCTTCACCAATTACCTGCTCGACCGGTTCTGCGACGGTCTCTTCACCGCCACTCTCTTCGAAGCCTCCGACCGCCTCGGCGGCAAGATCGTCACCGACAGCTTCGACAAGGGCCATTCCCTGTTCGAGCGCGGCGTCGCCGAATATTACGACTACTCGCACTTCGGCCCCGACCCGCTGAAGCGCATCATCACCGAGGTGATGGGCCTCGACGTCGTGCCGATGGACGGCAAGGGCGTCATCCTCGAGGGCAAGATCCTCAACAACCGCCGGGACATCAAGAAGCACTTCGGCGAGAAGACGCTGAAGGCCATCGACGCCTTCCACGCCAAGTGCCACGAGCTCTGCTCGCCCGACGAGTACTACGAGGGCTATTCCGGCGACGACAACAAGCACCCCTGGGGCGGCAAGACCTTCCGGGAGGTCCTCGACGAGGTCGAGGACGAGATGGCGCGCAAATATATCGAGGTCGCGGCGCGTTCCGACGTCGCCACCGAGGCCCAGCTCACCAATGCGCTGAACGGCCTCAAGAACGTCCTGATGGACGATCCGAAGTACCTGCGGCTCTATTCGATCGCCGGCGGCAACGAGAAGCTGATCGAGGGCCTCGCCGAGCGCGTCTCCGCCAAGATCATGCTGGAGAGCCGCGTCGCGAAGATCCGCCGCAACGAGGGTGGCACCTACACGCTCACCGTCCGCCGCAAGGGCCGCGACGAGACCCATGAATTCGACCACGTCGTGGTCGCGGTCCCGAACTACTGGGTCAGCCAGATCGAGTTCGAGGGCCGCGAGGAGCGCATGGCGATCCAGAAGCACCAGGCCCGCTACGACAACGCCGCCCACTATCTGCGCGTCACCGTCCAGTTCAAGAAGCCGTTCTGGAACGAACACTTCCAGGGCCACTACATCATGACGGACGCCTTCGGCGGCGCCTGCATCTACGACGAGACGGCCCGCCATCCCTCCAAGCACGGCGTGCTCGGCTGGCTGATCCCCTCCACCCACGCCCTCGCCCTGTCGAACCTCGACGACGAGCGACTGGTTCAGCTCGCCCTCGACTCGCTGCCTGCCGAGCTCATCGCCCCGGCGAAGAAGCAGTTCCTCGACGCCAAGGTGCAGCGCTGGGTCGGCACCATCTCCGGCCTGCCCGGTGGCCATCCCGCCCCCGAGCTGCGCGAGCGCCACCAGCCCGACGCCAAGGTGCTGCCGAACCTCTACCTCGTCGGCGACTACCTCTTCGACTCCACCGTCAACGGCGCCTATGACAGCGCCAATTTCGTCGTCGACATGATGATGGGCAAGCTGCGCGGCGCCGCCTATTCCGGTGCCCGCAAGAAGGCGGCCCTGGAGAAGCAGAAGGGCGTCGTCGAGGAGGGCTTCGTCGAATCGACGCTGACCGACGACTACCACGACGAGTACGCCGTCGGCCTCTCCTACGAGGAGAGCTTCCGCGAGTATTTCGACGAGCAGTACAACGCCGACCTCTACGAGTGCATCTTCGGCATCAAGCCGCCCTACACGCTGCTCGACGTCGGCTCGGCCTCGGGTCTGACGCTGAAGTGCTTCGCCGACATCGGCATCGACGCCTGGGGCATCGAGAACTCCCGCCACGTCCATGCCCAGACGCCGAAGGACTGGCTGCACCGCAACCTCCTCGGCGACGTGACGAACCTGCCCTTCGAGGACCAGTCGTTCGACGTCATCTACGACACCTGCCTCTGCTACGTGCCGGAGGAGCTGATCGACAAGGCGATCCAGGAGCTCTACCGCGTCACCCGCATCGGCATCTTCTTCGGCGGCATCACCGCCGACATGACCCGTGAGGTGATCGAGTATCACGACGTCTTCGACGGCGTCCTGACGCTGGAATCCACCTGGCAGTGGTCCGAGCGCTTCCAGCGCCACGGCTGGCGCCCGGCCGTCCACGACCAGAAGATCCTCAAGAAGGCCTGGAAGATCGAGTGTGATGCCAACGAGGGCGACTTCCCCTGGTATCCGGACATGGAGACCATGCGCTACTGCTTCTACGCCAAGCCGGATGCGGCCAAGTGGGTGGAGAAGCTGATGGCCGGCCGCGAGAAGGGGCCGACCTCCAAACTCCGCCTCGTCGCCGGCGGGCGCTGAGCCGCCCCCACACGTAGACACCGCTCGTCAGGGCCGGATCCCATGGGTCCGGCCCTCATGCGTTCGGGGTGCCCCGGCCTCGCGCGATTTCGGGTGCATCCTGTTACGGAATGATGCATGACCAGCGGCAGGCGGCCCGCCAGGCCCGGCCTCTTCCCCGACCTGCAATGATCCAAGATCCGTCATGAGCCAGGACAAGAACTACGTCGAGCCCGACGACTTGGACGATGAGGAGGAGGAAGAGGACGTCAGTGCCGACGACCTCCGGCTCATGGCGCGGTTCCTCGCGCCCTTCGCATCGCCCTACAAGACCACCATCGCCCTCCTCGTCGTCCTCATCCTCACCGAAGCGGCGCTGAACTTCTCCTTCCCGCTCGTCACGCAGTACCTGATCGACGAGGGCCTGATCAAAAAGGAGTGGCGGGCGCTCCTGAACTCCCTGCTCTTCATGGGCATCGCGGCCATCGCCGTCTCCGGCGTCGCCCTCTTCGCCGACTTCGTCTACACCCGCCTCTTCGCCGACATCACCCGCGACATCCGCCAGCGGCTGTTCGACCACGTCCAGTCGATGTCGATGCCCTTCTTCCACACCACGCCGACGGGCACGGTGCTGTCGCGCTTCTCCGGCGATCTCGTCGCCCTCGAGGCGGCCCTCGTCGCCTTCGTGCCCGGCTTCGTCATGCCCTTCATGGAGGTCATCTACGCCTCCATCCTGATGTTCATGTTCGACATCTGGCTCGGCGTCATCGCCTCGCTGGTCTTTCCGATGATCCTGTGGTGGCCGCGCATCTTCGCCCGCAAGGCCTTCCTCTTCGCCTATGACAAGCGCCAGACCGAGGGTCGGCTGATCAGCGCCATCCAAGAGAACGTCTCGGCCCAGCCCGTCATCAAGGCCTTCGGCATGGCGGCCCGCGCCCGCACCGCCTTCGCCGGCCTCAACGGCACCTGGGTCGGCGTCGCCCGGCGCACCAACTTCTCCTCAGCCCTGGTCGAGCGCACGGCGCAGACGGGCCTCTACGTCATCCACATCGCGGTCTTCGCCCTCGGTGCCTACTGGGCTTTCACCGACCGCATCACGGTGGGCACCATCATCGCTTTCGAGGGCGTCTTCCTGTCCATGGGCTATGCGCTCACCAACGTCACGCAGTACGTGCCGACCATGGCGCAGGCGGCGGGCTCCATCCGCCACCTCGACGATCTCCTCGCGGTCAAGCCGACCATGGTCGACGCGCCCGAGGCGGGCACGCTCGCCCCCTTCGCGCGCGAGATCGTCTTCGACAACGTCGCCTTCTCCTATCCCGGCTCGTCCTTCCGCACCGAGAACCTCTCGGTCACGGTGCCGAAGGGTTCCTTCCTCGGCATCGTCGGGCCCTCCGGCTCGGGCAAGAGCACCTTCCTCAACCTGCTGATGCGCTTCTACGACCCGCTCGAGGGGCGGGTGACCATCGACGGCACCGACATCCGCACCGTCACCCAGGCATCGCTGCGCGCCCAGATGGCGGTGGTGTTCCAGGAGAGCTTCCTCTTCAACACCTCGATCGCGGAGAACATCCGCATGGCGCACCCGGACGCCACCATGGAGGAGATCGTCGCCGCGGCCCGCCAGGCCGAGGTCCACGACTTCATCGCGGCCCTGCCGCAGGGCTACGAGACGACGGTCGGCGAGCGCGGCGGCCAGCTCTCGGGCGGCCAGCGTCAGCGCGTCGCCATCGCCCGCGCCCTCGTCCGCAACCCGGCCGTGCTGGTGCTCGACGAGGCGACCAGCGCCCTCGACGCCGAGACCGAATCCAAGCTCAACGAGACCCTGCGCCGCATCGCCGAGACGCGCACCGTCGTCTCCGTCACCCACCGCCTCGGCTCGGTGGTCACCGCCGACCGCATCATCGTCCTCGACCACGGCCATATCGTCGAGACCGGCACCCACGGCGAGCTCATCCGCGAAGGCGGGCTCTACGCCACCATGTGGTCGCGCCAGCAGTCGGCGCGCCAGGCCGTGGCGGCGGCGGTCGAGGACGACGAGGAAGAGGAAGAATGAGGCGGGTCCGGGCGGCGCTTGGCGCGCGCCCGGTGGCCTCTGCAGCGCGCCTGGCGACGCTTACAGCGCGCCAATATCCGGCGCGTGCGGGTTCTTCATGCCGACGACGTGGTAGCCGGCATCCACATGGTGGACCTCGCCGGTAACGCCGCGGGAGAGGTCGGACAGGAGATACATGCCGGAATCGCCCACCTCGTCGATAGTGACGGTGCGGCGCAGCGGCGAATTGTACTCGTTCCACTTGAGGATGTAGCGGAAGTCGCCGATGCCGGAGGCGGCGAGCGTCTTGATCGGGCCGGCCGAGATGGCGTTGACGCGGATCTTCTTCTCTCCGAGGTCGGCGGCCATGTAGCGAACGCTCGCCTCGAGGGCCGCCTTGGCGACGCCCATGACGTTGTAGTGCGGCATCCACTTCTCGGCGCCGTAATAGGTGAGGGTGAGCAGCGAGCCGCCGTCCACCATCAGCTTCTCGGCGCGCTGGGCGATGGCCGTGAAGGAATAGCAGGAGATCAGCAGCGACTTGGTGAAGTTGGCTTCCGTCGTGTCGACGTAGCGGCCGGTCAGCTCGTCCTTGTCGGAGAAGGCGATGGCGTGGAGCAGGAAGTCGAGCTTGCCGAAGACCTTCTCGGTCTCGGCGAAGACGGCGTCGATGCTGGCGCTGTCGGTGACGTCGCAATGGCCGACCACATGGCCGCCGACCTCGGCCGCCAGCGGACGCACGCGCTTTTCCAGCGCCTCGCCCTGGAAGGTGAAGGCGAGTTCGGCGCCCTGATCGGCACAGGCCTTGGCGATGCCCCAGGCGATGGAGCGGTTGTTCGCCACGCCCATGATCAGGCCGCGCTTGCCCTTCATCATGCCTGCCATATCAGTCCTCACCCGGCATGCTGCCGCAAAATCAGCCGGACCCTATGCCATCGCCGCGCCCGGCGTGCAAGGCGGACCGGACGGCGCTGGCCCGTTAGGTCAGGCACCGCAGCCCTCCGGGAGTCTGGATCATGGCCTCGTAGCGCATCCGTGGACCCGCGACGACGGCCGGCCCGCCCTCCGTGGCGAGGTCGTGATGGAGGGCGGCGATGGTCGCTGGCTCAGGGTGTTCGAGCGTGAAGGAGACGAGCCGTGCGCCGAGGTCGGCGATGGTGTCCATGGATCGCGGCCTGCCCCGGCGGTCGATGAGGGATGGCGCGGCGCCGTCCAGCGGCAGGGAGCCGTCGTCGGGAATGGCGAAATCGAAGACGGGCGCTTCCGGCGGCAGGGCCACCTTGCGGC contains:
- a CDS encoding TRAP transporter small permease subunit — encoded protein: MLNTLIDVAGLGRRSMAWLGTVMGYVAGWGFIATAGLITFDVLARRFLGFSTQATTELSGYALAFGIAWGLAHTLSMRAHVRIDVVVNLFPPRIRHWLHLTSLAFLAVLVGYLFYGAWTLVEESLLFNATDISVIRTPLAIPQGLWAFGIGAFFLLILALLVECLLLILAGRGNEAELLLHSRSYQEEVAEVLEAVGEPIPGEPLPDDPNAPAKTANPEVKP
- a CDS encoding TRAP transporter large permease, which codes for MIAVVFLLLLVAIMIGMSFTGHAPSGELMGEIMLLVGLFMLFFGMGIYVGAALGVLGLIVGYAFSDRPFWLFIGQTIWNPSSSFVLVAVPLFLLMGEILLRAGLSDRLYKTLNIWLNRMPGGLLHTNIAASGVFSAISGSSVATAATMGSVALPFFKGKPYDPKMVLGSLAAGGALGNLIPPGITFIIYGLITETSVGALYIAAIGPSILVVVLFIAIILMKAKTAAPRDPDGPRYSWGEKIRSLVDLTPTAVLILIVLGTIYGGLATATESAALGVVAAIGLAALDGKLSFKMLNDSAEATARNTALIGLILFGAYLLNYVFTALGVPQALAQLVSQMPLPPWAIMLLIIGFYLALGTFMEGFSMMITTIPVIFPVVTALGYDPIWFGVIVVMLVEIALISPPDGTVLYVLQGMRKDGGPITDVFSGVLPFMLVYILAVGVLMVFPSIATWLPTVMR
- a CDS encoding FAD-dependent oxidoreductase codes for the protein MTRVAIVGGGPGGLFTNYLLDRFCDGLFTATLFEASDRLGGKIVTDSFDKGHSLFERGVAEYYDYSHFGPDPLKRIITEVMGLDVVPMDGKGVILEGKILNNRRDIKKHFGEKTLKAIDAFHAKCHELCSPDEYYEGYSGDDNKHPWGGKTFREVLDEVEDEMARKYIEVAARSDVATEAQLTNALNGLKNVLMDDPKYLRLYSIAGGNEKLIEGLAERVSAKIMLESRVAKIRRNEGGTYTLTVRRKGRDETHEFDHVVVAVPNYWVSQIEFEGREERMAIQKHQARYDNAAHYLRVTVQFKKPFWNEHFQGHYIMTDAFGGACIYDETARHPSKHGVLGWLIPSTHALALSNLDDERLVQLALDSLPAELIAPAKKQFLDAKVQRWVGTISGLPGGHPAPELRERHQPDAKVLPNLYLVGDYLFDSTVNGAYDSANFVVDMMMGKLRGAAYSGARKKAALEKQKGVVEEGFVESTLTDDYHDEYAVGLSYEESFREYFDEQYNADLYECIFGIKPPYTLLDVGSASGLTLKCFADIGIDAWGIENSRHVHAQTPKDWLHRNLLGDVTNLPFEDQSFDVIYDTCLCYVPEELIDKAIQELYRVTRIGIFFGGITADMTREVIEYHDVFDGVLTLESTWQWSERFQRHGWRPAVHDQKILKKAWKIECDANEGDFPWYPDMETMRYCFYAKPDAAKWVEKLMAGREKGPTSKLRLVAGGR
- a CDS encoding ABC transporter ATP-binding protein, which translates into the protein MSQDKNYVEPDDLDDEEEEEDVSADDLRLMARFLAPFASPYKTTIALLVVLILTEAALNFSFPLVTQYLIDEGLIKKEWRALLNSLLFMGIAAIAVSGVALFADFVYTRLFADITRDIRQRLFDHVQSMSMPFFHTTPTGTVLSRFSGDLVALEAALVAFVPGFVMPFMEVIYASILMFMFDIWLGVIASLVFPMILWWPRIFARKAFLFAYDKRQTEGRLISAIQENVSAQPVIKAFGMAARARTAFAGLNGTWVGVARRTNFSSALVERTAQTGLYVIHIAVFALGAYWAFTDRITVGTIIAFEGVFLSMGYALTNVTQYVPTMAQAAGSIRHLDDLLAVKPTMVDAPEAGTLAPFAREIVFDNVAFSYPGSSFRTENLSVTVPKGSFLGIVGPSGSGKSTFLNLLMRFYDPLEGRVTIDGTDIRTVTQASLRAQMAVVFQESFLFNTSIAENIRMAHPDATMEEIVAAARQAEVHDFIAALPQGYETTVGERGGQLSGGQRQRVAIARALVRNPAVLVLDEATSALDAETESKLNETLRRIAETRTVVSVTHRLGSVVTADRIIVLDHGHIVETGTHGELIREGGLYATMWSRQQSARQAVAAAVEDDEEEEE
- the fabI gene encoding enoyl-ACP reductase FabI, with translation MAGMMKGKRGLIMGVANNRSIAWGIAKACADQGAELAFTFQGEALEKRVRPLAAEVGGHVVGHCDVTDSASIDAVFAETEKVFGKLDFLLHAIAFSDKDELTGRYVDTTEANFTKSLLISCYSFTAIAQRAEKLMVDGGSLLTLTYYGAEKWMPHYNVMGVAKAALEASVRYMAADLGEKKIRVNAISAGPIKTLAASGIGDFRYILKWNEYNSPLRRTVTIDEVGDSGMYLLSDLSRGVTGEVHHVDAGYHVVGMKNPHAPDIGAL